The following proteins come from a genomic window of Gimesia chilikensis:
- a CDS encoding rhodanese-like domain-containing protein — MHSLETDCRTVKQKLDSDQNFVLLDCREQNEYDHVHIDAARLLPMSEIQERVGELEDLRSEEIIVYCHHGMRSLQVASWLSQNGFTNVKSMQGGIDAWSCEIDDTKPRY, encoded by the coding sequence ATGCATTCACTGGAAACCGACTGCCGGACCGTTAAGCAGAAACTGGATTCAGATCAAAACTTTGTCCTGCTCGACTGCCGGGAACAGAATGAATATGACCATGTCCACATCGACGCAGCCCGTCTGCTCCCGATGAGTGAAATTCAGGAACGGGTGGGAGAACTGGAAGACCTCCGTTCCGAGGAAATCATTGTTTACTGCCATCACGGCATGCGGAGTCTGCAGGTCGCCAGCTGGCTGTCACAAAATGGTTTTACGAATGTCAAAAGTATGCAGGGGGGCATTGATGCCTGGTCCTGCGAAATCGATGATACCAAGCCGCGGTATTAA
- a CDS encoding sulfatase, with translation MLNLLALICLLSGLFSNPLSAAESNRKPNFIVIFCDNLGYGDIEPFGSTVNRTPCLNRMAREGRKFTHFCVTAGVCTPSRASIMTGCYSQRVGMHWNPRDGQVLRPISPYGLNPEEVTVAEVLKQKGYKTGMIGKWHLGDQPPFLPTKQGFDYFYGIPYSDDMTQAVGQRLGDRLDGKNWPPLPVMLNDTVIRAGVDRNLLTKDYTEKAVEFIEQNKDEPFFLYFPQAMPGSTSKPFASDAFRGKSKNGPWGDSIEELDWSTGELLDKLVELGIDDDTLVIWTSDNGSPMARDMNSTERGTNKPLHGRGYTTSEGAFRVPTIMWWPGRVPADTVCTELATTMDLLPTFADLAGAKVPTDRIIDGHDIQSLIFGKEGEKSPYDAFYYYAMDQLQAVRKGPWKLFVPLKEFSRHPHFKKGEGSQPLLFNVVTDISCEHNVADQHPEIVKELQALAEKGRADLGDTNRPGANQRKAAHIENPVPPTLKTTSTK, from the coding sequence CTGTTGAATCTGCTCGCCCTGATCTGTCTGCTCTCTGGACTTTTCTCCAATCCACTGTCTGCTGCGGAATCCAACCGGAAGCCCAACTTCATCGTCATCTTTTGCGACAACCTGGGCTACGGCGATATCGAACCTTTCGGCTCGACCGTCAACCGGACCCCCTGCTTAAACCGCATGGCACGCGAAGGACGCAAATTCACACACTTCTGTGTCACCGCCGGTGTCTGCACTCCTTCACGGGCCTCCATCATGACCGGCTGTTATTCACAGCGGGTCGGCATGCACTGGAATCCCCGCGACGGACAGGTACTGCGCCCGATCTCTCCCTATGGTCTGAATCCCGAAGAAGTCACGGTTGCCGAAGTCTTAAAGCAGAAAGGCTACAAGACAGGCATGATCGGGAAATGGCACCTCGGAGACCAGCCCCCCTTTCTACCCACCAAACAGGGCTTCGATTATTTCTATGGAATTCCCTACAGCGATGATATGACCCAGGCCGTCGGGCAGCGACTCGGCGATCGCCTGGATGGCAAAAACTGGCCTCCCCTGCCCGTCATGCTGAACGATACCGTCATTAGAGCCGGCGTCGATCGTAATCTGCTCACCAAAGACTACACCGAAAAAGCGGTCGAGTTCATTGAACAGAACAAAGACGAGCCCTTCTTCCTCTATTTCCCACAGGCCATGCCCGGCAGTACCAGCAAGCCGTTCGCCAGTGATGCCTTCCGGGGCAAAAGTAAAAATGGTCCTTGGGGTGACAGCATCGAAGAGCTCGACTGGTCGACCGGAGAACTGCTCGACAAACTCGTCGAGCTGGGCATCGACGACGATACACTGGTCATCTGGACGTCAGACAACGGCTCTCCCATGGCCCGTGACATGAACAGCACCGAACGGGGGACCAACAAACCGCTGCACGGTCGCGGCTATACCACTTCGGAAGGCGCCTTCCGCGTTCCCACCATCATGTGGTGGCCGGGCCGCGTTCCCGCCGACACCGTCTGTACCGAACTGGCAACCACCATGGACCTGCTCCCCACCTTCGCCGACCTGGCGGGAGCCAAAGTACCCACCGATCGCATCATCGACGGTCACGATATCCAATCGCTGATCTTTGGCAAAGAGGGCGAGAAAAGCCCCTACGATGCCTTCTACTATTACGCGATGGATCAGTTGCAGGCCGTCCGCAAAGGTCCCTGGAAACTGTTTGTGCCACTCAAAGAATTCAGTCGGCACCCGCACTTCAAAAAAGGAGAAGGCTCTCAGCCGCTCCTGTTTAACGTAGTCACCGATATCAGCTGCGAGCACAATGTCGCCGACCAGCATCCGGAGATCGTCAAAGAACTGCAGGCCCTCGCCGAAAAGGGACGTGCCGACCTGGGAGACACCAATCGCCCCGGTGCCAATCAGCGCAAAGCAGCGCACATTGAGAATCCGGTACCCCCCACCCTCAAAACAACATCCACTAAATAA
- a CDS encoding sugar phosphate isomerase/epimerase family protein, with protein sequence MKFSRRAFLQAGSSALAIPLLDQRSIKADSGQKAKAAPALERALGITTSSLSGHLSPRAAQGKISLLDLPRMLRDELGMTVIDLNTSTLSVTAGKYLEQLRNAADRAGCVLTNLKMNQGKLDMNSPDQATRAHALKTYKASIDVAAELGLKWARPLPRAQRPDMQIHIDSYRELCDYGAERNVQLLVENYGWMQSDPESVVKLVKAIGHQVAACPDTGNWDSEELRYAGLAKTFPIAVTCDFKARAIGPRGEHPLYDLKRCFEIGWQAGFRGPWCFEHANKDQGQLLKELGMLRDMLQTWMKEVGQEPANS encoded by the coding sequence ATGAAGTTTTCACGAAGAGCGTTTCTACAGGCGGGCAGCAGTGCCCTGGCGATCCCGTTGCTGGATCAACGGTCTATCAAGGCTGATTCAGGACAGAAAGCCAAGGCGGCTCCCGCACTTGAGCGTGCGCTGGGGATCACGACTTCTTCTCTTTCGGGGCATCTCTCGCCCCGGGCTGCCCAGGGGAAAATTTCTCTGCTGGATCTGCCCCGCATGCTGCGGGATGAACTGGGGATGACGGTCATCGATCTGAATACGTCCACGCTGTCAGTGACCGCTGGCAAGTACCTGGAGCAGTTGCGGAATGCAGCGGATCGGGCGGGATGCGTGTTGACCAACCTGAAAATGAACCAGGGAAAGCTGGATATGAACAGTCCCGATCAGGCCACCCGCGCACACGCGTTGAAAACCTATAAGGCGTCGATCGATGTGGCTGCCGAGCTGGGGCTGAAGTGGGCGCGTCCGCTGCCTCGAGCGCAGCGTCCCGATATGCAGATTCATATCGACAGTTACCGGGAGTTGTGTGATTACGGTGCGGAACGCAATGTCCAGTTGCTGGTCGAGAATTACGGCTGGATGCAGAGCGACCCCGAGTCGGTCGTCAAACTGGTCAAGGCGATTGGTCATCAGGTGGCTGCCTGTCCCGATACGGGGAACTGGGACAGTGAGGAGCTGCGTTACGCCGGGCTGGCGAAGACGTTTCCGATTGCGGTCACCTGTGACTTCAAGGCGCGGGCCATTGGTCCCCGCGGTGAGCATCCACTGTATGATCTCAAACGCTGTTTCGAGATTGGCTGGCAGGCCGGTTTTCGGGGGCCCTGGTGCTTCGAACATGCGAACAAAGACCAGGGACAATTGTTGAAGGAACTGGGCATGCTGCGTGACATGCTGCAGACCTGGATGAAAGAGGTCGGGCAGGAACCCGCGAATTCCTGA
- a CDS encoding sulfatase-like hydrolase/transferase — MKRLCVNVCLICCMVLCALPVQAAEQKQDQRPNMIFILLDNVGKDWFRCYGSSENQTPTIDHLAYNGLRFRNCYVTPVCSTTRHMLLTGRYPFRSGWHTHHDPAIYGGGYFDWNREICFARILRDAGYNTCISGKWQINDLFDPAQKDALIEHGFQEYCIFPEGKKGHPAHKKRYWDPYVIQNGKRLDTQGKFGPDIFTDYLIEYMKTHRDKPFCAYYSTILTHIPVVHTPHNLGEELTPREQFAGMLNYSDHLIGRLVKALDELGIRDNTILFIVPDNGTDNGTDQNAEQSLGGRINGRVSGEGIYSLKEQGINMPLIINCPKLVGSERVSDDLIDAADFLPTLADLADAPLPSGVTIDGRSFAPQILDQPREEPWRPWCLTQYYKQRVVRDQRFKLYSTGEFYDLSEDPLEQHDLSGTERVKSDRATGTSHAELQAVLDSLPENAKLPWEFRSISARKIRAEEARQKEAEKSGN; from the coding sequence ATGAAACGTCTGTGTGTGAATGTCTGTCTGATCTGTTGCATGGTTCTCTGCGCACTGCCCGTGCAGGCTGCGGAACAAAAGCAGGACCAGCGCCCGAACATGATCTTTATTCTGCTCGATAACGTGGGCAAGGACTGGTTCCGCTGTTATGGGAGTTCGGAGAATCAGACGCCGACCATCGATCATCTGGCCTATAACGGTCTGCGGTTTCGTAACTGCTACGTGACGCCGGTCTGCAGTACGACGCGGCATATGCTGCTGACGGGACGCTACCCGTTCCGCTCGGGCTGGCATACGCACCACGATCCCGCGATTTACGGGGGCGGTTATTTTGACTGGAACCGGGAAATCTGCTTCGCCCGGATTCTGCGGGATGCGGGGTATAACACGTGTATCTCCGGGAAGTGGCAGATCAATGATCTGTTCGATCCCGCACAGAAAGACGCCTTGATCGAGCATGGTTTTCAGGAGTACTGTATTTTTCCGGAAGGAAAAAAAGGGCATCCGGCGCATAAGAAACGCTACTGGGATCCGTATGTCATTCAGAACGGGAAACGACTGGATACGCAGGGAAAATTCGGTCCGGATATTTTCACCGACTATCTGATTGAGTATATGAAAACGCATCGGGACAAGCCTTTCTGTGCTTATTACTCTACGATTCTGACTCACATTCCCGTGGTGCATACGCCGCATAACCTGGGAGAGGAACTGACGCCGCGCGAGCAGTTTGCGGGCATGCTGAATTATTCGGATCACCTGATCGGGCGGCTTGTTAAGGCGCTGGACGAACTGGGCATTCGCGACAATACGATTCTGTTTATCGTGCCCGACAACGGGACTGATAACGGGACCGATCAGAATGCGGAACAGAGCCTGGGAGGCCGGATTAACGGCCGTGTTTCGGGAGAAGGGATCTACTCGCTGAAAGAGCAGGGCATTAACATGCCGCTGATTATCAACTGTCCGAAGCTGGTAGGCAGCGAACGGGTCAGCGACGACCTGATTGATGCGGCCGATTTTCTGCCGACGCTGGCTGATCTGGCCGACGCCCCGCTGCCATCGGGGGTGACGATTGACGGCAGGTCGTTTGCACCGCAGATTCTGGATCAGCCCCGTGAGGAGCCCTGGCGTCCGTGGTGTCTGACCCAGTACTACAAACAGCGGGTGGTCCGCGATCAGCGGTTCAAGCTGTATTCCACCGGCGAGTTTTATGATCTGTCGGAGGATCCGCTCGAGCAGCACGATCTGTCGGGAACCGAACGCGTGAAAAGTGATCGGGCGACTGGAACGTCGCACGCGGAACTGCAGGCGGTGCTGGATTCGCTGCCGGAAAACGCGAAACTGCCCTGGGAGTTTCGCAGTATCTCGGCGCGGAAAATTCGGGCTGAGGAAGCGCGTCAGAAAGAGGCTGAGAAGTCGGGCAACTAG
- a CDS encoding Nramp family divalent metal transporter has translation MSEAAAESSTNSRPHWWQRIGPGLVTACVVIGPGSILSSSNLGAKDGYSMIWVVLISVFFMLIYTSLGAKLGTVTEESTCTLLAKMVGRPLTILIGCGVFFISAAYQFGNNIGVHSALESYTDFKYGIVIFNAISLAFLFGFKNLYKLVERLMSIFVALMLASFAINLFFAKPNLLEMAEGVIPGYGSDGLDSILNLSLLGLVGTTFVISAAFYQSYLARFKGWKVQDLKDGRIDSVISVTIMALITIMIMSTAAAVLRGKELTGVSDVGNALQPLFGDKGQILFCIGLFSAAYSSFIVNSMIGGFILSDSLGLGGTPQDKWTRILTAAVLLTGMFVGLYVIQSGTKPVVAIVAAQAVTVVAAPLAAGALLLLTSSKKVMGEHRNGIVMNILASIGFVLLLGMAWYIASEKVLPQIQKMRGASTAMVQVEPVETKLALQNRN, from the coding sequence GTGAGTGAAGCAGCAGCAGAATCATCAACGAATAGCCGGCCCCACTGGTGGCAACGAATTGGCCCCGGCCTGGTAACCGCCTGTGTGGTGATTGGTCCCGGGAGTATTTTATCGAGTTCCAATCTGGGAGCCAAAGACGGTTACAGCATGATCTGGGTCGTGCTGATCTCGGTTTTCTTTATGCTGATCTATACTTCGCTCGGTGCGAAACTGGGGACGGTGACTGAGGAGTCGACCTGCACCCTGCTGGCTAAAATGGTGGGACGTCCGTTAACCATTCTGATTGGCTGCGGTGTCTTTTTTATCTCAGCCGCCTATCAGTTCGGGAATAACATCGGGGTGCATTCGGCTCTGGAAAGTTATACTGATTTCAAATATGGCATCGTGATCTTCAATGCGATTTCACTGGCGTTTCTGTTCGGCTTCAAGAACCTGTATAAGCTGGTCGAACGATTGATGTCGATCTTTGTGGCTTTGATGCTGGCGTCCTTTGCCATCAATCTGTTTTTCGCGAAACCCAATCTGCTGGAAATGGCAGAGGGGGTGATTCCCGGATATGGCAGTGACGGACTGGATTCGATCCTGAATCTTTCGTTGCTGGGGCTGGTGGGAACCACCTTTGTGATTTCAGCCGCTTTTTACCAGTCCTACCTGGCGCGGTTCAAAGGCTGGAAGGTTCAGGATCTGAAAGATGGCCGCATCGATTCTGTTATCAGCGTGACGATTATGGCATTGATCACGATTATGATCATGTCGACCGCAGCCGCGGTGCTGCGGGGAAAAGAATTGACAGGAGTCAGCGATGTCGGAAACGCATTGCAGCCGCTGTTTGGTGATAAAGGGCAGATTCTGTTCTGCATTGGACTGTTCTCTGCAGCCTACTCGTCATTTATTGTGAATTCGATGATCGGCGGATTTATTCTGTCTGACAGCCTGGGCCTGGGGGGCACGCCCCAGGATAAGTGGACGCGTATTCTGACGGCAGCGGTGCTGTTGACCGGGATGTTCGTCGGGCTCTACGTGATCCAGTCGGGGACGAAACCGGTGGTGGCGATTGTTGCTGCCCAGGCGGTGACCGTTGTGGCGGCCCCGCTGGCTGCGGGCGCGTTATTGTTGCTGACCAGCAGTAAAAAAGTAATGGGCGAACATCGGAACGGAATCGTGATGAATATTCTGGCCAGCATCGGCTTTGTGCTGTTGCTGGGGATGGCCTGGTATATCGCGAGTGAGAAAGTGTTGCCCCAGATTCAGAAAATGCGGGGTGCATCCACGGCGATGGTTCAGGTTGAACCTGTGGAAACAAAACTTGCGCTTCAAAACAGGAACTGA
- a CDS encoding metallophosphoesterase family protein — MTHSSEPWTFLHVNDSHMGTARSYRFRPAINKRWAAIKQQMSEIDADLLLHGGDLTRDGDTHEFEYQQAREDLNTLPFPTFIIPGNMDVGNKHTAVNGVKPRWDPKGLGWNDPDLNMTGERLDLFSNYFGPLQWTFMHKEIRFTGFYAAVAGTGLPHEDRFWRMLEQLPDLPAGKHHVAVMHYWPFMESPDEPDWDPTKGEEYDNWYFSINPPHRQRLWEILKAAKVEILFCGHVHTGRAVQHIDGIRIYRTQAAGNTGQLAERWPEADTRFGFHRCDVSEAGIDVTFIPGLDQCDEFGTFGPLGHPPVEERDYSVAEEKPPLVPDAHH; from the coding sequence ATGACACACTCCTCTGAACCCTGGACGTTTCTGCATGTCAATGACAGTCATATGGGTACGGCTCGCTCTTACCGCTTTCGGCCGGCGATCAACAAACGCTGGGCGGCGATTAAACAGCAGATGTCGGAAATCGACGCCGATCTGCTGCTCCATGGCGGCGACCTGACGCGGGACGGCGACACGCACGAGTTCGAATACCAGCAGGCCCGCGAAGACCTGAATACACTCCCCTTCCCTACATTCATCATCCCCGGGAACATGGATGTCGGCAACAAACACACCGCCGTCAACGGAGTCAAACCGCGGTGGGATCCCAAAGGCCTGGGCTGGAATGACCCGGACCTGAATATGACCGGCGAACGCCTGGATCTGTTCAGCAATTACTTTGGCCCGCTGCAGTGGACCTTCATGCATAAGGAGATCCGCTTCACCGGCTTCTATGCCGCCGTCGCAGGTACGGGTCTGCCTCATGAAGACCGCTTCTGGCGCATGCTGGAACAACTCCCCGATCTGCCCGCGGGAAAACATCATGTCGCCGTCATGCATTACTGGCCCTTCATGGAATCCCCCGATGAACCGGACTGGGACCCAACCAAAGGCGAGGAATACGACAACTGGTATTTCTCAATCAATCCGCCACACAGACAAAGGTTGTGGGAGATCCTCAAAGCAGCCAAAGTGGAGATTCTATTCTGCGGTCACGTCCATACGGGACGCGCCGTGCAACACATCGACGGTATTCGCATCTATCGTACCCAGGCGGCAGGCAACACCGGACAGCTGGCAGAACGCTGGCCCGAAGCAGACACCCGCTTCGGATTTCATCGCTGCGATGTTTCAGAAGCCGGGATCGATGTCACCTTCATTCCCGGCCTCGACCAGTGCGACGAATTCGGCACTTTCGGACCGCTGGGACATCCCCCGGTCGAAGAACGTGATTACTCGGTCGCGGAAGAAAAACCGCCCCTGGTTCCCGACGCCCATCATTAA
- a CDS encoding dihydrofolate reductase family protein, translated as MHGRVFIAVSLDGFIARKDGSLDWLPGSDGASDQPAEDFGYQQFMDGIDVLVMGRHTFETVLSFGTWPYGDKRVIVLSSQLISLPDDLPVSVEVRNSSPTQLFRDLASEDLHNAYIDGGITIQRFLAAGLIDELIITRIPTLIGEGLPLFGALAQDIPLQHRETRTFENGFVQSRYAVQSAVSSD; from the coding sequence ATGCACGGACGCGTCTTTATTGCAGTCAGTCTGGACGGATTCATCGCCCGTAAAGATGGCTCCCTCGACTGGCTTCCCGGCAGCGATGGTGCCAGCGATCAGCCAGCAGAAGATTTCGGCTACCAGCAGTTCATGGACGGAATCGACGTTCTCGTGATGGGCCGTCATACCTTTGAAACGGTCCTCTCCTTTGGAACCTGGCCCTACGGCGACAAAAGGGTGATCGTCCTCAGCAGCCAGTTGATTAGTCTACCAGATGATCTGCCCGTCTCGGTCGAAGTCAGAAACAGTTCGCCCACGCAGCTGTTTCGGGATCTGGCATCAGAAGATCTGCATAACGCCTACATCGACGGCGGCATTACGATTCAACGATTTCTCGCGGCCGGGCTGATCGACGAACTGATCATCACGCGCATTCCCACCTTGATTGGCGAGGGACTGCCCCTGTTCGGCGCACTCGCGCAAGACATTCCGCTTCAGCATCGGGAGACGCGCACGTTTGAGAACGGTTTCGTGCAAAGTCGCTATGCAGTGCAGTCTGCAGTATCTTCAGACTGA
- a CDS encoding lactonase family protein — MSYEHVFYLFPLVVGMVLSSTTQATAADEPLVFISAFAPGDEGAIHAYKFNPETGELTQVARTADVEHPFFLAVSPDNRYLYSIHAPGKFSGKDNEFVSAFELEGRTGKLKLLNRQSSLGTASCYLDIDDTGKAVVVANYTTGSVASLPVKADGSLGEAATFVQHEGSSVNPKRQKEPHAHCSVISPDQKFVFAADLGLDKIMAYKLDPQTAKLTPAQQPFVRTIPGAGPRHLTFHPNGKQMYVINELKNSITEFDYDPATGFLTEGQTIDTLPDDFTDVSHCADLKFTPDGRFLYGTNRGHDSLAAFSVDPEGKLSLIEIIPSLGKGPQNLAITADGKYLLCANMPGNNVVVFAIDQQTGKLTAVGEPISIPSPSCIMIR; from the coding sequence ATGTCTTACGAACATGTCTTTTATCTGTTTCCGCTGGTCGTCGGAATGGTCCTCAGCTCTACCACACAGGCCACCGCAGCCGATGAGCCCCTGGTCTTCATTTCAGCTTTCGCACCCGGTGACGAGGGTGCCATCCATGCTTATAAATTCAATCCCGAGACAGGCGAGCTCACGCAGGTCGCACGCACCGCTGATGTCGAGCACCCCTTTTTCCTCGCCGTGTCGCCAGACAACCGCTACCTGTATTCGATTCATGCCCCCGGTAAATTCAGCGGCAAAGACAATGAATTTGTCTCCGCCTTCGAACTGGAGGGACGCACCGGCAAACTGAAGCTGCTCAATCGGCAGTCCTCATTGGGAACCGCCTCCTGTTACCTGGATATCGACGATACCGGTAAAGCAGTTGTGGTCGCCAACTATACCACAGGTAGCGTCGCTTCTCTCCCCGTCAAAGCCGATGGTTCGCTGGGAGAAGCAGCCACGTTCGTGCAGCACGAAGGTTCCAGCGTGAATCCCAAACGTCAGAAAGAACCGCACGCACACTGCAGCGTCATCAGCCCGGACCAGAAATTTGTCTTCGCCGCCGACCTCGGGCTCGACAAAATCATGGCCTACAAACTGGATCCCCAGACCGCGAAACTGACTCCCGCTCAGCAGCCGTTTGTGAGAACCATCCCCGGTGCCGGCCCACGCCATCTGACCTTCCACCCGAATGGAAAGCAGATGTATGTCATCAACGAACTCAAGAACTCCATCACGGAATTTGATTACGATCCCGCAACCGGCTTTCTGACCGAAGGCCAGACCATTGATACCCTGCCCGATGACTTCACCGATGTCAGCCACTGTGCCGACCTGAAATTCACTCCCGATGGTCGGTTCCTCTACGGAACGAACCGCGGCCATGACAGCCTGGCGGCTTTTAGTGTTGATCCAGAAGGAAAATTATCATTGATCGAAATCATCCCCAGCCTGGGCAAAGGACCACAGAATCTGGCCATTACCGCGGACGGGAAGTATCTGCTCTGTGCGAATATGCCGGGGAATAACGTTGTGGTCTTCGCCATCGATCAACAGACCGGCAAGCTGACGGCCGTCGGCGAACCGATCTCCATCCCCAGCCCGTCCTGCATCATGATTCGTTAA
- a CDS encoding nuclear transport factor 2 family protein gives MSTRIIACTLICLLSSTLLSAADKPDKTAVLDAELMKAVKTLDEAFSKRDKETIRRMTDERHISISPSYQFFSQKDQLDALPELKLTLFKASPKKIIHTTPSAAIITYEAQIEGTFEGKQLAKHVQILECWIKRKGEWLEVSYQETPIP, from the coding sequence ATGTCAACGCGAATTATTGCCTGCACTCTCATCTGCCTGCTCTCATCCACGCTGCTTTCAGCAGCAGATAAACCCGATAAAACTGCAGTCCTGGATGCCGAACTGATGAAAGCGGTCAAAACGCTGGACGAAGCCTTTTCCAAGCGGGACAAGGAAACAATTCGCCGGATGACCGACGAGCGGCACATTTCCATCTCACCCAGCTACCAGTTTTTCAGCCAGAAAGATCAACTGGACGCTCTACCCGAACTCAAGCTGACCCTCTTCAAGGCCAGCCCGAAAAAGATCATCCACACCACACCCAGCGCAGCCATCATCACCTACGAAGCACAAATTGAAGGAACCTTCGAAGGTAAGCAGCTGGCCAAACATGTGCAGATTCTGGAATGCTGGATTAAACGCAAGGGAGAGTGGCTCGAAGTCTCCTACCAGGAAACGCCAATTCCCTGA